Proteins co-encoded in one Arachis hypogaea cultivar Tifrunner chromosome 13, arahy.Tifrunner.gnm2.J5K5, whole genome shotgun sequence genomic window:
- the LOC112733367 gene encoding uncharacterized protein isoform X2: MSRNGDVEQENAPTAESSTRTRRRGDPFLIACKGFSLVTSLAAILCIVANALSAVLSFKHGSDFFDGIFRCYAVLIACFVVLAETEWSFIMRFSKVLEYWAGRGMLQIFVAVMTRAFPDYFGERRDLVLFQSIASYLLLACGLIYVVSGALCIGFLKRARQKQQISREQAAKDLEELERRKEELEQLLLAERV, from the exons ATGTCGAGAAACGGCGACGTAGAGCAGGAGAACGCTCCCACAGCTGAATCGAGCACGAGAACAAGACGCAGAGGAGACCCTTTCTTGATAGCGTGCAAGGGCTTCAGCTTAGTCACCTCTTTGGCTGCCATTCTCTGCATCGTCGCTAACGCCCTCTCCGCTGTGCTTTCCTTCAAACACGGATCAGAT TTTTTCGATGGAATTTTTCGGTGTTACGCCGTGCTCATAGCGTGCTTTGTGGTCCTGGCTGAAACCGAATGGAGTTTCATCATGAGGTTCTCCAAG GTTTTGGAGTATTGGGCTGGTAGGGGTATGCTGCAGATTTT TGTTGCAGTCATGACAAGGGCTTTCCCTGACTATTTTGGGGAGCGAAGGGATCTTGTTCTTTTTCAGAGCATAGCGAGTTATTTGCTTCTTGCATGTGGTCTGATTTATGTTGTTTCA GGAGCCCTATGCATTGGTTTTCTGAAACGCGCTCGCCAGAAGCAGCAGATCTCAAGAGAGCAAGCAGCAAAGGATTTAGAG GAGTTGGAACGGCGCAAAGAGGAACTTGAACAACTGCTCCTTGCAGAAAGGGTGTAG
- the LOC112735401 gene encoding uncharacterized protein: protein MDNSGPLRGIINCISGGYAGGGETSSARKRSYRAMLAIEGTTKHSTTEPEITFCQNDLASPNLDDLVVISIQIGELLVQNNIATVHSDRQQARQCYNASLKKTSTEQRTSNGTITPTTSEVLMLADLDPREDFMERPQPIDELQKVPLTTTAEQFTYIGRALEGEEKSKLIKVLRDNADLFAWKPADMPGIDPNVICHKLAIDNASKPVKQKKRNLGAEKAKAALEETKKLLHAGFIKELRFTTWLSNVVMILMHPEDQSKTAFITEHRNFCYKVMPFGLKNAGATYQRLMDKVFQQQIGRNIEIYVDDMVAKTPSQGSHCEDLHEIFQQIRAYNMRLNPEKCAFGVRGGKFLGFMLTSRGIEANPEKCEAILNTNSPKTVKEVQQLAGRVAALSRFIPAVANRSYHFFRTISKNKKFNWTEECEQSFSELKQILSSPPILRKPELETRYPKIQQLALALVTTARRLRQYFQSHVIIVRTNQPLRQILTKPELAGRLTKWSIELSEYDIQYQPRKSPRLQILADFLSELTNEDIQAEQNWSLYVDGASNKEGSGAGVTLKEGEHVIAEQSLQFTFAASNNQAEYETLLAGLKLAQDLHIPHLTVYCDSLLVVQQIKGDFQVKDPSLERYWLLTKDLIKKFDKFDIIHINREQNTRADILSKLATTRSHLHTPTLSQLTLEKPSFETHDILSITQEKDWRTPFIEYITTGVIPADEQNEKLIRRRASYYTILGENLYRRGLSQPLLKCLNKSESETVMAETHEGICGNHIGGQALSTKILRAGYYWLTMKRDCIAKVQKCDNCQKHSTISTTPA, encoded by the exons ATGGACAACAGCGGACCCCTCAGAGGGATTATAAACTGCATATCAGGAGGATACGCAGGAGGAGGTGAAACAAGCTCGGCACGAAAAAGAAGCTACCGAGCAATGCTAGCAATCGAAGGAACAACTAAACACAGCACAACCGAGCCGGAGATAACTTTTTGCCAAAACGATCTAGCAAGCCCAAACCTCGATGACCTAGTGGTAATATCCATCCAAATAGGAGAGCTACTG GTACAAAATAACATAGCAACAGTACATTCAGACCGACAACAAGCTCGGCAATGCTACAATGCCAGCCTAAAGAAAACCAGCACAGAACAACGGACAAGCAATGGGACAATAACACCCACAACATCCGAGGTCTTAATGCTTGCAGATCTAGACCCTAGGGAGGATTTCATGGAACGACCGCAACCAATAGACGAACTCCAAAAGGTCCCACTAACAACAACAGCCGAGCAATTCACCTACATTGGACGAGCATTAGAAGGAGAGGAGAAAAGTAAGCTCATAAAAGTGCTCCGGGACAACGCCGATCTATTCGCCTGGAAGCCAGCAGACATGCCGGGAATAGACCCAAATGTAATCTGCCATAAGCTCGCCATAGACAATGCAAGCAAGCCAGTAAAACAAAAGAAGCGAAACCTCGGAGCCGAAAAAGCAAAAGCAGCTTTGGAGGAAACCAAAAAGCTCCTACACGCAGGGTTCATCAAAGAGCTCCGCTTCACCACATGGCTCTCaaacgtggtaatg ATTCTGATGCATCCAGAGGACCAAAGCAAAACGGCTTTCATAACAGAGCACAgaaatttttgttataaagttatgccttttggtcttaagaATGCAGGAGCAACATACCAACGGCTAATGGACAAAGTTTTCCAACAACAAATAGGACGGAATATAGAAATATACGTGGATGACATGGTGGCAAAAACCCCATCACAGGGATCACACTGCGAGGACCTACATGAAATTTTCCAACAGATCCGAGCATATAATATGAGGCTCAACCCAGAAAAATGCGCATTTGGAGTCCGAGGAGGGAAATTCCTTGGATTTATGCTAACCTCGCGAGGGATAGAGGCTAATCCAGAAAAATGTGAAGCCATCCTTAACACGAACAGCCCAAAGACAGTCAAGGAGGTCCAGCAATTAGCAGGACGAGTTGCTGCCCTGTCCAGGTTCATTCCAGCAGTAGCAAATCGATCATATCACTTTTTTCGAACAATTTCAAAGAACAAAAAATTCAACTGGACAGAGGAATGCGAGCAATCATTTTCAGAGCTCAAACAAATACTATCTTCACCACCCATCCTTCGAAAGCCAGAGCTCG AGACCAGATACCCAAAAATACAACAACTCGCACTAGCCCTAGTCACAACAGCAAGAAGACTGAGGCAATATTTCCAAAGCCATGTCATAATCGTAAGAACAAATCAACCACTGCGACAAATCCTGACCAAGCCCGAGCTAGCTGGACGTCTGACCAAGTGGTCCATCGAACTCTCCGAGTACGACATACAATATCAACCTCGGAAATCCCCAAGACTACAAATACTAGCCGACTTCCTTTCCGAACTAACCAACGAGGATATACAAGCGGAACAAAATTGGAGCCTATACGTAGATGGAGCTTCAAATAAGGAGGGAAGTGGCGCTGGTGTAACACTAAAAGAAGGAGAACATGTTATAGCCGAGCAATCACTACAATTCACTTTTGCAGCAAgcaacaaccaggcagaatacgaaacTCTTCTAGCCGGACTAAAGCTCGCCCAGGACTTACACATACCCCATCTTACAGTATACTGCGATTCACTACTCGTCGTTCAGCAGATCAAAGGCGATttccaggtaaaagatccttCGTTAGAAAGGTATTGGCTTCTAACGAAGGATCTTATTAAAAAGTTTGATAAGTTTGACATAATACACATAAACAGAGAACAAAACACACGAGCTGATATATTATCCAAACTAGCTACCACTAGATCACACTTACACACACCAACACTTTCACAACTAACGCTTGAAAAACCGAGCTTTGAAACTCACGACATATTGAGCATTACACAGGAAAAGGATTGGAGAACACCATTTATCGAATACATCACCACAGGAGTCATCCCGGCAGACGAGCAAAATGAAAAACTCATTCGAAGAAGAGCCAGCTATTATACAATCCTCGGAGAAAACCTGTACAGGAGAGGACTTTCACAACCTCTCCTAAAATGCCTCAACAAAAGCGAATCTGAAACAGTAATGGCAGAGACGCACGAAGGCATCTGTGGAAATCACATTGGAGGCCAAGCATTATCCACAAAGATACTAAGAGCAGGGTATTATTGGCTAACAATGAAACGAGACTGTATAGCCAAAGTACAAAAATGTGACAATTGCCAAAAGCACTCCACAATATCCACAACACCAGCATAA
- the LOC112733363 gene encoding MADS-box protein JOINTLESS: MTRKKIEIKKIDNISSRQVTFSKRRKGLFKKAQELNTLCDAEIALIVFSTTSKLFQYATSSMQQLIERRNQHSPIQKSDPPSAVLQVESGAASNYDMLRKKEEQKARELRQLNGEDLQGLTLNELNKLEEQLIKGLSNASKVKDELFTQEIYTLKRKGAVLTEENHKLKQISSSIANEQRSSFKSIVCNSSYLPEEDHGRDTNLKLGLP, translated from the exons ATGACAAGGAAGAAGATAGAGATAAAGAAGATCGACAACATAAGTTCAAGGCAAGTTACCTTCTCAAAGAGGAGGAAAGGGCTCTTCAAGAAGGCTCAGGAGCTTAACACTCTCTGTGATGCTGAAATTGCTCTCATTGTCTTCTCCACAACCAGCAAGCTTTTTCAATATGCTACTTCAAG TATGCAACAATTAATAGAAAGACGTAATCAGCATTCACCAATTCAAAAATCGGATCCTCCATCCGCTGTGCTGCAG GTTGAGAGTGGTGCTGCCTCCAACTATGATATGCTGCGcaagaaagaagaacaaaaggCTCGTGAACTCAG GCAGTTAAATGGTGAAGATCTTCAAGGATTGACACTAAACGAACTCAACAAATTAGAAGAGCAACTTATAAAAGGTCTCTCTAATGCTTCAAAAGTAAAG GATGAATTATTTACACAAGAGATCTACACCCTTAAGAGAAAG GGAGCAGTACTGACCGAAGAGAACCATAAATTGAAACAG ATATCATCAAGCATTGCAAATGAGCAAAGGAGTTCATTTAAATCCATTGTCTGCAATTCATCTTATCTTCCTGAAGAAGATCATGGTAGAGACACAAATCTAAAGCTGGG GTTAccttaa
- the LOC112733367 gene encoding uncharacterized protein isoform X1, which produces MSRNGDVEQENAPTAESSTRTRRRGDPFLIACKGFSLVTSLAAILCIVANALSAVLSFKHGSDFFDGIFRCYAVLIACFVVLAETEWSFIMRFSKVLEYWAGRGMLQIFVAVMTRAFPDYFGERRDLVLFQSIASYLLLACGLIYVVSVRSLNRENQEWSPMHWFSETRSPEAADLKRASSKGFRGVGTAQRGT; this is translated from the exons ATGTCGAGAAACGGCGACGTAGAGCAGGAGAACGCTCCCACAGCTGAATCGAGCACGAGAACAAGACGCAGAGGAGACCCTTTCTTGATAGCGTGCAAGGGCTTCAGCTTAGTCACCTCTTTGGCTGCCATTCTCTGCATCGTCGCTAACGCCCTCTCCGCTGTGCTTTCCTTCAAACACGGATCAGAT TTTTTCGATGGAATTTTTCGGTGTTACGCCGTGCTCATAGCGTGCTTTGTGGTCCTGGCTGAAACCGAATGGAGTTTCATCATGAGGTTCTCCAAG GTTTTGGAGTATTGGGCTGGTAGGGGTATGCTGCAGATTTT TGTTGCAGTCATGACAAGGGCTTTCCCTGACTATTTTGGGGAGCGAAGGGATCTTGTTCTTTTTCAGAGCATAGCGAGTTATTTGCTTCTTGCATGTGGTCTGATTTATGTTGTTTCAGTAAGATCGTTGAACAGAGAAAACCAAGAGt GGAGCCCTATGCATTGGTTTTCTGAAACGCGCTCGCCAGAAGCAGCAGATCTCAAGAGAGCAAGCAGCAAAGGATTTAGAG GAGTTGGAACGGCGCAAAGAGGAACTTGA
- the LOC112736040 gene encoding universal stress protein PHOS34 isoform X1, whose product MSSSSSEKRVMVLAMDQTENSQYALEWALDHFFTPFGSDAPFDLVIVYAKPFPSVPIGTVAGPTPAVAIGPEIFPAVDLELKLVADQVTEKAKQICTSKSVHGALVEIVEGDARNVLCDAVDRHRASLLVLGSRGYGAIKRVVLGSVSDHCTHHAHCSVMIVKKPKSKK is encoded by the exons ATGTCGAGTAGTTCTTCAGAGAAGAGGGTGATGGTGTTAGCCATGGATCAAACAGAGAATAGCCAGTATGCACTGGAGTGGGCTCTTGACCATTTCTTCACCCCATTTGGCTCAGATGCTCCTTTCGATCTTGTTATTGTCTATGCAAAACCCTTTCCTTCCGTTCCTATTGGTACCGTCGCAGGACCTACTCCTG cagtGGCCATAGGGCCTGAAATTTTCCCTGCCGTAGATTTGGAGCTCAAATTGGTCGCTGATCAAGTTACAGAAAAAGCTAAGCAAATTTGCACTAGTAAATCG GTTCACGGAGCTTTGGTGGAAATTGTTGAGGGTGATGCTAGGAATGTGTTGTGTGATGCTGTTGATAGGCACCGTGCATCCCTGTTGGTTTTAGGTAGTCGTGGTTATGGAGCTAtcaaaag AGTTGTTCTAGGAAGTGTGAGTGACCACTGCACTCATCATGCTCACTGTTCGGTGATGATCGTGAAGAAGCCCAAGTCTAAAAAATAA
- the LOC112733364 gene encoding guanosine nucleotide diphosphate dissociation inhibitor At5g09550, protein MDEEYDVIVLGTGLKECILSGLLSVDGLKVLHMDRNDYYGGASTSLNLTQLWKRFRGEDKPPENLGSSREFNVDMIPKFMMANEVLVRVLIHTDVTKYLHFKAVDGSFVYNKGKIYKVPATDVEALKSPLMGLFEKRRARKFFIYVQDYDSNDPKSHEGLDLNQVTARQLISKYGLEDDTIDFIGHALALHLDDSYLDEPAKGFVERVKLYAESLARFQGGSPYIYPLYGLGELPQAFARLSAVYGGTYMLNKPECKVEFGDDGKAVGVTSEGETAKCKKVVCDPSYLPDKVHKVGKVARAICIMSHPIPDTNNCHSAQVILPQKQLGRKSDMYLFCCSYAHNVAPKGKFIAFVTTEAETDQPEVELKPGIDLLGPVDEIFYDIYDRYHPINDHEADSCFISKSYDATTHFETTVQDVIDMYNKITGKVLDLSVDLSAASAASEE, encoded by the exons ATGGATGAAGAGTACGATGTAATTGTCCTTGGCACTGGACTCAAGGAATGCATCCTCAGTGGCCTTCTCTCAGTTGATGGCCTCAAA GTATTGCATATGGATAGAAATGACTACTATGGAGGGGCATCTACATCTCTTAATCTCACACAG CTATGGAAGCGATTTAGGGGAGAGGACAAGCCACCTGAGAACCTAGGTTCCAGCAGGGAATTCAATGTTGATATGATACCTAAG TTTATGATGGCCAATGAAGTTTTGGTTCGTGTTCTCATCCACACGGATGTTACAAAGTATTTACACTTCAAAGCTGTAGATGGAAGTTTTGTGTATAATAAGGGAAAG ATTTACAAAGTTCCAGCCACGGATGTTGAAGCATTGAAATCACCATTAATGGGACTGTTTGAGAAGCGCCGTGCTAGAAAGTTCTTTATTTATGTCCAGGATTATGATTCAAATGATCCCAAATCTCATGAAGGACTAGATTTGAATCAAGTTACAGCAAGACAGCTCATATC CAAGTACGGGTTGGAAGATGATACAATTGACTTTATTGGTCATGCCTTGGCACTTCATCTCGATGATAGTTACTTGGATGAGCCAGCCAAGGGATTTGTAGAGAGAGTAAAG CTATATGCAGAGTCCCTAGCACGTTTTCAAGGAGGTTCACCTTACATATATCCACTATATGGACTTGGAGAGCTTCCTCAG GCATTTGCACGTTTGAGTGCTGTGTATGGTGGAACTTACATGCTCAACAAGCCAGAATGCAAG GTAGAGTTTGGTGATGATGGCAAAGCCGTCGGTGTGACCTCCGAAGGAGAGACAGCCAAGTGCAAGAAAGTGGTGTGTGATCCATCATATCTGCCTGATAAG GTTCATAAGGTTGGAAAAGTTGCACGTGCAATATGTATTATGAGCCATCCTATTCCAGACACAAATAATTGTCACTCTGCACAGGTCATTCTGCCACAGAAGCAACTTGGTCGAAAATCAGATAT GTATCTCTTCTGCTGCTCTTATGCTCACAACGTGGCCCCGAAAGGAAAATTTATTGCTTTTGTTACAACAGAAGCAGAGACTGATCAACCTGAGGTGGAGTTGAAGCCCGGTATTGACCTTCTTGGACCTGTAGATGAGATATTCTATGACATTTATGACAGATATCATCCCATCAATGATCATGAAGCTGATAGCTGTTTCATCTCTAAG AGCTATGATGCTACCACACATTTTGAGACCACAGTACAAGATGTGATCGACATGTACAATAAGATCACTGGAAAG GTTCTTGATCTTTCTGTAGACCTGAGTGCTGCAAGTGCTGCGTCTGAAGAATGA
- the LOC112736040 gene encoding universal stress protein PHOS34 isoform X3 — protein sequence MSSSSSEKRVMVLAMDQTENSQYALEWALDHFFTPFGSDAPFDLVIVYAKPFPSVPIGTVAGPTPDLELKLVADQVTEKAKQICTSKSVHGALVEIVEGDARNVLCDAVDRHRASLLVLGSRGYGAIKRVVLGSVSDHCTHHAHCSVMIVKKPKSKK from the exons ATGTCGAGTAGTTCTTCAGAGAAGAGGGTGATGGTGTTAGCCATGGATCAAACAGAGAATAGCCAGTATGCACTGGAGTGGGCTCTTGACCATTTCTTCACCCCATTTGGCTCAGATGCTCCTTTCGATCTTGTTATTGTCTATGCAAAACCCTTTCCTTCCGTTCCTATTGGTACCGTCGCAGGACCTACTCCTG ATTTGGAGCTCAAATTGGTCGCTGATCAAGTTACAGAAAAAGCTAAGCAAATTTGCACTAGTAAATCG GTTCACGGAGCTTTGGTGGAAATTGTTGAGGGTGATGCTAGGAATGTGTTGTGTGATGCTGTTGATAGGCACCGTGCATCCCTGTTGGTTTTAGGTAGTCGTGGTTATGGAGCTAtcaaaag AGTTGTTCTAGGAAGTGTGAGTGACCACTGCACTCATCATGCTCACTGTTCGGTGATGATCGTGAAGAAGCCCAAGTCTAAAAAATAA
- the LOC112736040 gene encoding universal stress protein PHOS34 isoform X2: protein MSSSSSEKRVMVLAMDQTENSQYALEWALDHFFTPFGSDAPFDLVIVYAKPFPSVPIGTVAGPTPVAIGPEIFPAVDLELKLVADQVTEKAKQICTSKSVHGALVEIVEGDARNVLCDAVDRHRASLLVLGSRGYGAIKRVVLGSVSDHCTHHAHCSVMIVKKPKSKK, encoded by the exons ATGTCGAGTAGTTCTTCAGAGAAGAGGGTGATGGTGTTAGCCATGGATCAAACAGAGAATAGCCAGTATGCACTGGAGTGGGCTCTTGACCATTTCTTCACCCCATTTGGCTCAGATGCTCCTTTCGATCTTGTTATTGTCTATGCAAAACCCTTTCCTTCCGTTCCTATTGGTACCGTCGCAGGACCTACTCCTG tGGCCATAGGGCCTGAAATTTTCCCTGCCGTAGATTTGGAGCTCAAATTGGTCGCTGATCAAGTTACAGAAAAAGCTAAGCAAATTTGCACTAGTAAATCG GTTCACGGAGCTTTGGTGGAAATTGTTGAGGGTGATGCTAGGAATGTGTTGTGTGATGCTGTTGATAGGCACCGTGCATCCCTGTTGGTTTTAGGTAGTCGTGGTTATGGAGCTAtcaaaag AGTTGTTCTAGGAAGTGTGAGTGACCACTGCACTCATCATGCTCACTGTTCGGTGATGATCGTGAAGAAGCCCAAGTCTAAAAAATAA
- the LOC112733367 gene encoding uncharacterized protein isoform X3, whose translation MSRNGDVEQENAPTAESSTRTRRRGDPFLIACKGFSLVTSLAAILCIVANALSAVLSFKHGSDFFDGIFRCYAVLIACFVVLAETEWSFIMRFSKVLEYWAGRGMLQIFVAVMTRAFPDYFGERRDLVLFQSIASYLLLACGSPMHWFSETRSPEAADLKRASSKGFRGVGTAQRGT comes from the exons ATGTCGAGAAACGGCGACGTAGAGCAGGAGAACGCTCCCACAGCTGAATCGAGCACGAGAACAAGACGCAGAGGAGACCCTTTCTTGATAGCGTGCAAGGGCTTCAGCTTAGTCACCTCTTTGGCTGCCATTCTCTGCATCGTCGCTAACGCCCTCTCCGCTGTGCTTTCCTTCAAACACGGATCAGAT TTTTTCGATGGAATTTTTCGGTGTTACGCCGTGCTCATAGCGTGCTTTGTGGTCCTGGCTGAAACCGAATGGAGTTTCATCATGAGGTTCTCCAAG GTTTTGGAGTATTGGGCTGGTAGGGGTATGCTGCAGATTTT TGTTGCAGTCATGACAAGGGCTTTCCCTGACTATTTTGGGGAGCGAAGGGATCTTGTTCTTTTTCAGAGCATAGCGAGTTATTTGCTTCTTGCATGTG GGAGCCCTATGCATTGGTTTTCTGAAACGCGCTCGCCAGAAGCAGCAGATCTCAAGAGAGCAAGCAGCAAAGGATTTAGAG GAGTTGGAACGGCGCAAAGAGGAACTTGA
- the LOC112733365 gene encoding ycf20-like protein: protein MACQIGSMWRLSITENGCIEKSCMALANSRAHCCRCEPSCGILGLKLGLKSAPFHQSCFLGRRARWKIAFALNTGGVPGDGDQQGLDDSSSGFSGTRLSRILSAGGRQLLEKLNSARKNLPMKVFLLLLGFYTANALATILGQTGDWDVLVAGVVVAAIEGIGMLMYKKPPSVRTGRFQSFLMMMNFWKAGICLGLFVDAFKLGS, encoded by the exons ATGGCTTGCCAAATAGGATCTATGTGGAGGTTATCAATTACAGAGAATGGATGCATAGAAAAATCGTGTATGGCCCTCGCCAATTCTAGAGCACACTGCTGTCGCTGCGAGCCAAGCTGTGGTATTTTAGGTCTAAAACTTGGCCTAAAGTCAGCGCCATTTCACCAGAGCTG TTTCCTTGGAAGAAGAGCCCGCTGGAAAATAGCTTTTGCCTTGAACACAGGTGGAGTGCCTGGTGATGGTGATCAACAAGGCCTCGATGATTCCAGTTCCGGTTTCAGTGGTACTCGATTGAGTAGGATACTGAGTGCAGGTGGTAGACAACTTCTAGAAAAGCTGAACTCAGCTAGAAAGAACCTCCCCATGAAAGTATTCTTGCTACTTCTAGGTTTCTACACAGCAAATGCTCTTGCTACAATCCTTGGACAAACCGGTGATTGGGATGTTCTGGTTGCCGGTGTTGTGGTGGCTGCGATCGAGGGAATTGGTATGCTGATGTATAAAAAGCCGCCTAGTGTGAGGACAGGGAGGTTTCAGTCTTTTCTTATGATGATGAATTTCTGGAAGGCTGGCATATGTTTGGGCCTCTTTGTTGATGCTTTCAAGTTAGGCAGCTAA
- the LOC112733368 gene encoding uncharacterized protein produces the protein MEDIEKVKAEAVQLMGVFQVIPKLVVFDLDHTLWPFYCECRSKSDTPYLFPQVKGIMHALKHKRVDLAIASKSPTPDIARTYLNKLNITSMFVAQEIFYNWGNKTDHLQNIHSKTGVPYNSMLFFDDDDNNIQGVSELGVTSILVTNGVNLGAFKQGLTRFSQNWNAPKNKNKRGK, from the exons ATGGAGGACATAGAGAAGGTGAAGGCGGAGGCAGTGCAGCTGATGGGAGTGTTCCAAGTTATTCCTAAGCTGGTTGTTTTTGATCTTGATCACACTCTCTGGCCTTTCTACTG TGAGTGCCGCTCCAAGAGTGACACACCTTATCTGTTTCCTCAAGTTAAGGGCATCATGCATGCACTCAAACACAAACGGGTTGACCTTGCAATTGCATCTAAATCACCAACCCCCGACATAGCCAGAACTTATCTTAACAAACTCAACATCACTTCCATGTTTGTTGCCCAG GAAATATTTTACAACTGGGGAAACAAAACAGATCATTTACAGAATATTCATTCCAAGACTGGTGTCCCGTATAACTCTATGCTCTTCTTTGATGATGATGACAACAACATCCAAGGG GTCTCGGAATTGGGAGTAACGAGCATCTTGGTCACAAATGGGGTAAACCTTGGGGCATTCAAACAGGGACTTACAAGATTTTCTCAGAACTGGAATGCaccaaagaacaaaaacaaacgGGGTAAATAG